The Salvelinus fontinalis isolate EN_2023a chromosome 24, ASM2944872v1, whole genome shotgun sequence genome has a segment encoding these proteins:
- the LOC129822174 gene encoding zinc finger and BTB domain-containing protein 16-A-like translates to MGVLQLHNPTLPATLLYRANHMRLSGTLCDVIITVDGQEFPAHRTVLACTSKMFEILFHRSSLRYALDFLSPKTFQQILEYAYTASLQATAEDLDDLLYAAEILEIEYLEEQCLKVLETIQSEEKQDHLSLSGRNHGSGESEQSRARHWRNMLISKKHSMQEGGINPTALHHLALYHMTDRSPSGPGGLPMGLPVASPTQDGGVSLEGLGRSPLQYSHNGAQDPSLPLAKRIKTEDNNMQVDEANGYEGRSNSGGEGGCESDQPKDEGPGTPQRGSVITSAREQHSGQEEGCIVGNNSPLDSFPGLAEKHLASLYSSMPSNHIGEVGLPMPMSVAPSLAMSLDLRAYGGLLNQGLLHREILSRLGQFAAGMRREGQSQTQSSGDCGLQLHDREVVEQHRKLHSEGEKEHGCEFCGKHFMDSVRLRMHMLSHSAGAEALVCDQCGATFSAEDALEAHRQTHTGTDMAVFCLLCAKRFQTQKALQQHMEVHAGMHSYVCSHCDHPFPSHTTLKRHLRSHTGDHPFECEFCGSCFRDDGMLRGHKRIHTGEKPYECNGCGKRFSLKHQLETHYRVHTGEKPFECKICHQRSRDYSAMIKHLRTHNGASPYQCTICQDFCPSLAAMQKHMKSHRPEDVPPDWRIEKTYLYICYV, encoded by the exons ATGGGTGTTCTCCAGCTCCACAACCCCACTCTCCCAGCCACGCTCCTGTACAGGGCCAATCATATGCGTCTGTCGGGAACGCTGTGTGACGTAATCATCACGGTGGACGGCCAGGAGTTCCCGGCCCACCGCACCGTCCTGGCCTGCACCAGCAAGATGTTTGAGATCTTGTTCCACCGCAGCAGCCTGCGCTACGCCCTCGACTTCCTCTCCCCCAAGACCTTCCAGCAGATCCTGGAGTACGCCTACACGGCATCCCTGCAGGCCACGGCCGAGGACCTGGATGACCTGCTGTACGCCGCTGAGATCCTGGAGATCGAGTACCTGGAGGAGCAGTGCCTCAAGGTCCTGGAGACTATCCAGTCAGAGGAGAAGCAGGACCACCTGAGTCTGAGTGGGAGGAACCACGGGTCTGGAGAGAGTGAACAAAGCAGGGCAAGGCACTGGAGGAACATGCTAATATCCAAGAAGCATTCCATGCAGGAGGGTGGTATCAACCCCACCGCCCTGCACCACCTGGCACTGTACCACATGACTGACAGGAGTCCCTCTGGGCCAGGGGGACTACCTATGGGGCTCCCTGTAGCCAGCCCCACACAAGATGGAGGGGTTAGTCTGGAGGGCCTGGGTCGGTCTCCACTGCAGTACAGCCACAATGGAGCCCAGGACCCCTCCCTGCCTCTGGCTAAGAGGATAAAGACAGAGGACAATAACATGCAGGTGGATGAAGCCAATGGCTACGAGGGCCGGTCCAACAGCGGAGGGGAGGGGGGCTGTGAGTCGGACCAGCCCAAAGATGAGGGCCCGGGGACCCCCCAAAGAGGCAGTGTCATCACCTCTGCTAGAGAGCAGCACTCGGGCCAAGAGGAGGGGTGCATAGTGGGGAACAACTCTCCTCTGGACAGTTTCCCTGGGCTAGCTGAGAAACACCTGGCctccctctactcctccatgcCCTCCAACCACATAGGGGAGGTGGGGCTGCCTATGCCCATGTCGGTGGCCCCTTCCCTGGCCATGTCCCTGGACCTGAGGGCCTATGGGGGGCTCCTGAACCAGGGCCTGCTCCACAGGGAGATCCTCAGCAGGCTGGGCCAGTTTGCAGCAGGGATGAGGCGGGAGGGCCAGAGTCAGACTCAGAGCAGTGGGGACTGTGGTCTCCAGCTGCACGACAGAGAGGTCGTAGAGCAACACAG GAAGCTGCAcagtgaaggagagaaggaacACGGCTGTGAGTTCTGTGGCAAACACTTCATGGACAGTGTACGGCTCAGGATGCACATGCTCTCTCACTCAG CTGGAGCTGAGGCCCTGGTGTGTGATCAGTGTGGAGCTACATTCTCTGCTGAAGATGCTCTGGAggcccacagacagacacacacag GGACAGACATGGCAGTGTTCTGTCTGCTGTGTGCCAAGCGGTTCCAGACCCAGAAGGCTCTGCAGCAGCACATGGAGGTTCATGCAGGGATGCACAGCTACGTCTGCAGCCACTGTGACCACCCCTTCCCCAGCCACACCACCCTCAAACGCCACCTGCGCTCACACACAG GTGACCACCCGTTTGAGTGTGAGTTCTGTGGGAGCTGTTTCCGGGACGATGGCATGTTGAGGGGACACAAACgtatccacacaggagagaagccttacgagTGTAACGGCTGTGGCAAAAGGTTCAGCCTTAAGCATCAGCTGGAGACTCACTACCGCGTGCACACAG GCGAGAAACCATTTGAGTGCAAGATCTGTCACCAGCGATCCAGGGACTACTCTGCCATGATCAAGCACCTGCGCACCCACAACGGAGCGTCGCCCTACCAGTGTACCATCTGCCAGGACTTCTGCCCCAGCCTGGCAGCCATGCAGAAACACATGAAGAGCCACAGACCCGAGGATGTGCCCCCAGACTGGAGGATAGAGAAGACCTACCTGTACATATGTTACGTCTGA